A stretch of the Archangium violaceum genome encodes the following:
- a CDS encoding LamB/YcsF family protein has protein sequence MAECLLNIDLGELPEEDERLYTYAQVANIACGGHAGDEHSMLRALEACARHGTRAGAHPSYEDRENFGRQEVRVAPEVLRGQVATQCARLMTLATDVGVPVRHAKPHGALYHSANREPALARAVVDGVVESLGTGITFIGPGSGALREAARAAGLAYAREGFADRGTRPDGSLIPRGQPSAVLTDSTVARENALRLALSGTVDTLCVHGDSPGAVEMAREVRAVLDVLSLRTEPLGEGALRLVLPERLERRGVLESLKAEPGVVDVVVGEEHACVYFDPAAPPEDPRRVLGRLAVASAPLKEAPFVVVRVRYDGPDLASVAERVGLSVDDVVLLHASREYTVRTVGFLPGFAYLGEVDARISVPRLSTPRPRVPAHSVGIAGRRTGIYPVASPGGWNLIATAVDFTAFRPDSGAVLRLGTRVLFERVD, from the coding sequence ATGGCGGAGTGTCTCCTCAACATCGACCTGGGCGAGCTTCCAGAAGAGGACGAGCGGCTCTACACGTACGCGCAGGTGGCGAACATCGCCTGTGGCGGACACGCGGGCGACGAGCACTCCATGCTCCGGGCGCTCGAGGCGTGCGCTCGCCACGGAACGCGGGCCGGGGCTCACCCCTCCTATGAGGACCGGGAGAACTTCGGGCGCCAGGAGGTACGGGTGGCCCCGGAGGTGCTGCGCGGCCAGGTGGCCACCCAGTGCGCCCGGTTGATGACGCTGGCCACCGACGTGGGCGTGCCCGTGCGCCACGCCAAGCCCCACGGCGCGCTCTACCACTCGGCCAATCGCGAGCCCGCGCTCGCTCGTGCGGTGGTGGACGGTGTCGTCGAGTCGCTGGGCACGGGCATCACCTTCATCGGCCCGGGCTCGGGGGCGCTGCGCGAGGCGGCCCGGGCGGCGGGGTTGGCCTACGCGCGCGAGGGCTTCGCGGACCGGGGGACGCGGCCGGATGGTTCGCTCATTCCTCGAGGGCAGCCGAGCGCGGTGCTGACGGACTCCACGGTGGCGCGGGAGAACGCGCTGCGGCTGGCCCTGAGCGGGACGGTGGACACGCTGTGCGTGCACGGGGACTCGCCGGGCGCGGTGGAGATGGCGCGAGAGGTCCGCGCGGTGCTGGACGTGCTGTCGCTGCGCACCGAGCCCCTGGGCGAGGGCGCGCTGCGGCTCGTGCTGCCGGAGCGCTTGGAGCGGCGTGGGGTGTTGGAGTCCCTGAAGGCCGAGCCCGGCGTGGTGGACGTGGTGGTGGGCGAGGAGCACGCGTGCGTGTACTTCGACCCGGCGGCGCCTCCGGAGGATCCCCGGCGCGTGCTGGGCCGGCTGGCCGTGGCGTCGGCGCCCCTGAAGGAGGCGCCGTTCGTCGTCGTGCGCGTGCGCTATGACGGGCCGGACCTGGCGTCGGTGGCCGAGCGCGTGGGGCTCTCGGTGGACGACGTGGTGCTGCTGCACGCCTCGCGCGAGTACACGGTGCGCACCGTGGGCTTCCTTCCCGGCTTCGCCTACCTGGGCGAGGTGGACGCGCGCATCTCCGTGCCGCGGCTGTCCACGCCGAGGCCGCGCGTGCCGGCGCATTCGGTGGGGATCGCCGGGCGCCGCACGGGCATCTACCCGGTCGCCTCACCGGGCGGGTGGAACCTCATCGCCACCGCCGTGGATTTCACCGCCTTCCGTCCCGACTCCGGCGCGGTGCTGCGGCTCGGGACCCGGGTGCTCTTCGAGCGGGTGGACTGA
- a CDS encoding biotin-dependent carboxyltransferase family protein, producing MDARLEVLEVGGPALVQDGGRAGHMHQGVPPGGALVPEWLTAANRAVGNAWNAAALECHGRLELGLRGRDAWVSVDGRAFRVEAGGRFSVPPPERGVVRYVAVEGGLDVPELLGGRGTLPVARFGGFEGRPLKRGDLLPLGAGGGARVEAGAELSLDAEIRVVLGPDLGRFGADAMELLLESTFTVSPTSDRVGMRLRGPALPQADEGSGLSGPMVRGAIQVPSSGEAIVLGPDHPTLGGYPVLAMVIRADQGCLAARRPGASVRFRAVGVDEARDLWRQHSREWT from the coding sequence ATGGACGCGAGGCTGGAGGTGCTCGAGGTCGGCGGGCCGGCGCTGGTGCAGGACGGGGGACGCGCGGGACACATGCACCAGGGCGTGCCCCCGGGAGGCGCGCTGGTGCCGGAGTGGTTGACCGCGGCCAACCGCGCGGTGGGCAACGCGTGGAACGCGGCGGCGCTCGAGTGTCATGGGCGGCTGGAATTGGGGCTGCGTGGGCGGGACGCCTGGGTGTCGGTGGATGGGCGGGCCTTCCGGGTGGAGGCCGGGGGACGCTTCTCCGTTCCGCCGCCGGAGCGGGGCGTGGTGCGCTACGTGGCCGTGGAGGGAGGACTCGACGTGCCCGAGCTGCTCGGCGGGCGGGGCACGCTCCCGGTGGCGCGGTTCGGTGGCTTCGAGGGCCGGCCGTTGAAGCGGGGAGATCTGCTGCCGCTCGGAGCCGGAGGCGGCGCGCGGGTGGAGGCGGGCGCGGAGCTGTCGCTGGACGCCGAGATACGCGTGGTGCTGGGCCCGGACCTGGGGCGCTTCGGCGCGGACGCGATGGAGCTGTTGTTGGAGAGCACCTTCACGGTGTCGCCCACGAGCGACCGGGTGGGCATGAGGCTGCGAGGGCCGGCGTTGCCGCAGGCCGATGAGGGCTCGGGGCTGTCCGGGCCCATGGTGCGCGGCGCCATCCAGGTGCCGTCCTCGGGAGAGGCCATCGTGCTCGGGCCGGACCATCCCACGCTGGGGGGCTACCCGGTGCTCGCCATGGTCATTCGTGCGGACCAGGGTTGCCTGGCGGCGCGTCGGCCGGGGGCGTCCGTGCGTTTCCGTGCGGTGGGCGTGGACGAGGCGCGAGACCTCTGGAGACAGCATTCCCGGGAGTGGACATGA
- a CDS encoding GNAT family N-acetyltransferase — protein sequence MTIPDIRLVPALPEHVDVWKAMREEPVSRRMMPLEPATRESLLKRILESTSDLSDPKATSFRWMVELEGRIIGTVAARELSRFHGRVEIGYMLSSAYHGRGIGTRAVTWVLERLFEWPFLHRVWLTTAADNLASQGLARKLGFTLEGVMREHYLIEGQRKDQQVWGLLRSQWEARARLSAGVADAP from the coding sequence ATGACGATACCGGACATTCGACTCGTTCCCGCCCTGCCCGAGCACGTGGACGTGTGGAAGGCCATGCGCGAGGAGCCGGTCTCTCGCCGCATGATGCCGCTGGAGCCGGCCACGCGTGAGTCGTTGCTCAAGCGCATCCTGGAGTCGACGAGCGACCTGTCCGACCCGAAGGCCACGAGCTTCCGCTGGATGGTGGAGCTCGAGGGGCGGATCATCGGCACGGTGGCGGCCCGGGAGCTGTCGCGCTTCCACGGGCGCGTGGAGATTGGCTACATGCTCTCGAGCGCGTACCACGGCCGGGGAATCGGCACGCGCGCGGTGACGTGGGTGCTGGAGCGCCTCTTCGAGTGGCCGTTCCTGCACCGGGTATGGCTCACCACGGCGGCGGACAACCTCGCGTCCCAGGGACTGGCGAGGAAGCTCGGCTTCACGCTGGAGGGCGTGATGCGCGAGCACTACCTCATCGAGGGGCAGCGCAAGGACCAGCAGGTGTGGGGTCTCCTGCGCTCGCAGTGGGAAGCGCGTGCGCGCCTCAGCGCTGGCGTGGCAGACGCACCGTGA
- a CDS encoding PAS domain S-box protein, with product MTVPEFIVTQRGVIIERWLHGMAALVTPRRYTREELIDSLPRFLEELTGALLQLDGSPGSSQLPGHSVVAKAHGRQRLRLGLDVGVIVREYALLREVILEFLAQAGMDLAEPHARLLARCIDTGAAEAVSQYVREEERRERRARAESQAHEDSATREDEERVRLLLDSVLDYALFLLTVDGRVSSWNPGAERLVGYAEEEILGQPLARFFPREEMARGTAEHLLRDATSEGRAEHEGRLVRKDGSTFWANLTLREVEDAAGQPRGFSAVARDLSERRRADLALRESEERFRMMVDSVQDYALFGITPEGIVSGWNPGAQRLKGYTAEEAIGQHINRFFPREVVEQGEARRILAHAHEKNGAEYEGWLVRKDRSCFWGSLILDPIRDETGQLKGFANIAHDLTERKRTEQTQTLLAEAGEALAGSLDVETIAQQMAQIATPELSDWCVVSLAEGPHLRPVAVAHADKTRQPLLQRVVQPLPAEPSSPHGPVHVVHTGQVELIPDAAGAPWFAEALGIQPAGALTKLGTHAAVCVPLKARGETFGAMTFVQEGPPPRGQGLTDRGLIEAIAHRAALALDNARLYAEAMRRADFERHLVGIVSHDLSTPISAMGLGVELLLADRELTPRQRTTLERMDQATQRARRLIRDLLDFTQARVGGGLPVNPQPLELHGLARTVLEELTSANPARQVRLTSSGDTRGSWDPDRLAQVITNLVNNALSYSPPGTAVHLEVLGEGEALHLRVHNEGDPIPPGLLPRLFEPLERGARPGTGGRSIGLGLFIVDHIARAHGGVVEVRSEPREGTTFTVRLPRQR from the coding sequence ATGACCGTGCCGGAGTTCATCGTCACGCAACGCGGGGTCATCATCGAGCGGTGGCTTCACGGCATGGCGGCGCTCGTCACGCCTCGCAGGTACACGCGCGAGGAGCTCATCGACAGCCTGCCCCGCTTCCTGGAAGAGCTCACCGGTGCGCTCCTGCAGCTGGACGGTTCGCCTGGCAGCTCCCAGCTGCCGGGCCACAGCGTGGTGGCCAAGGCGCACGGCCGGCAGCGGCTGCGCCTGGGACTGGACGTGGGGGTCATCGTCCGGGAGTACGCGCTGCTGCGCGAGGTCATCCTCGAGTTCCTCGCCCAGGCCGGAATGGACCTGGCCGAGCCTCACGCGCGCCTGCTCGCCCGCTGCATCGACACCGGCGCCGCCGAGGCCGTCTCGCAGTACGTGCGGGAGGAGGAGCGTCGGGAGCGCCGCGCGCGCGCCGAGTCCCAGGCCCACGAGGACAGCGCCACGCGCGAGGACGAGGAGCGGGTGCGGCTGCTGCTCGACAGCGTGCTCGACTACGCCCTCTTCCTCCTCACGGTGGACGGGCGCGTCTCCAGCTGGAACCCGGGCGCCGAGCGGCTCGTGGGCTACGCCGAGGAGGAAATCCTCGGCCAGCCGCTCGCCCGCTTCTTTCCCCGCGAGGAGATGGCGCGCGGTACCGCCGAGCACCTGCTGCGTGACGCCACGAGCGAGGGGCGGGCCGAACACGAGGGGCGCCTCGTGCGCAAGGATGGGAGCACGTTCTGGGCCAACCTCACCCTGCGCGAGGTGGAGGATGCGGCCGGGCAGCCGCGGGGCTTCTCCGCGGTGGCGCGAGACCTCAGCGAGCGGCGGCGGGCGGACCTGGCGCTGCGTGAGAGCGAGGAGCGCTTCCGGATGATGGTCGACTCGGTGCAGGACTACGCCCTCTTCGGGATCACCCCCGAGGGCATCGTCTCCGGCTGGAATCCCGGCGCCCAGCGGCTCAAGGGCTACACGGCGGAGGAGGCGATCGGCCAGCACATCAACCGGTTCTTCCCGCGCGAGGTGGTGGAGCAGGGAGAGGCCAGGCGCATCCTCGCCCACGCCCACGAGAAGAATGGCGCGGAGTACGAGGGGTGGCTCGTGCGCAAGGATCGGAGCTGCTTCTGGGGCTCGTTGATCCTCGACCCCATCCGCGACGAGACCGGGCAGCTGAAGGGCTTCGCCAACATCGCGCACGACCTCACCGAGCGCAAGCGCACGGAACAGACGCAGACGCTGCTCGCCGAGGCGGGCGAGGCGCTGGCGGGCTCGCTCGACGTGGAGACCATCGCTCAGCAGATGGCCCAGATAGCGACGCCGGAGCTGTCCGACTGGTGCGTGGTGAGCCTCGCCGAAGGGCCGCACCTGCGCCCGGTGGCCGTGGCGCACGCGGACAAGACCCGGCAACCGCTGCTACAGCGGGTGGTGCAGCCGCTGCCGGCCGAGCCCTCCAGTCCCCACGGGCCGGTCCATGTCGTGCATACCGGGCAGGTCGAGCTCATTCCGGACGCGGCCGGGGCCCCCTGGTTCGCCGAGGCGCTCGGGATACAGCCCGCGGGGGCACTCACGAAGCTGGGCACGCACGCGGCCGTGTGTGTGCCCCTCAAGGCCCGGGGCGAGACCTTCGGCGCCATGACCTTCGTGCAGGAGGGCCCGCCTCCGCGCGGACAGGGCCTCACCGACAGGGGGCTCATCGAGGCGATCGCCCACCGCGCCGCGCTCGCCCTGGACAACGCGCGGCTCTACGCGGAGGCCATGCGGCGCGCCGACTTCGAGCGGCACCTGGTAGGCATCGTCAGCCATGACCTGAGCACCCCCATCAGCGCGATGGGCCTGGGCGTCGAACTGCTGCTGGCCGACCGGGAGCTGACGCCGCGCCAACGCACCACGCTCGAGCGCATGGACCAGGCCACCCAGCGCGCCCGCCGGCTCATCCGCGACCTGCTCGACTTCACCCAGGCCCGTGTTGGCGGAGGGCTCCCGGTGAACCCCCAGCCCCTGGAACTGCACGGGCTGGCACGCACGGTGCTCGAGGAGCTCACCTCCGCCAACCCGGCCCGGCAGGTGCGGCTCACGTCCTCGGGCGACACCCGGGGGAGCTGGGATCCGGACCGCCTCGCCCAGGTCATCACCAACCTGGTGAACAACGCGCTCAGCTACAGCCCGCCGGGCACCGCCGTGCACCTCGAGGTGCTGGGGGAGGGCGAGGCCCTGCACCTGCGGGTCCACAACGAAGGAGACCCCATCCCGCCGGGACTGCTGCCGCGGCTGTTCGAGCCGCTCGAGCGAGGGGCGCGGCCCGGCACCGGCGGCCGTAGCATCGGGCTGGGGCTCTTCATCGTGGACCACATCGCGCGGGCGCACGGCGGCGTGGTGGAGGTGCGTTCGGAGCCGCGCGAGGGCACCACCTTCACGGTGCGTCTGCCACGCCAGCGCTGA
- a CDS encoding DoxX family protein, producing MGFLKPHTERIYALLRIMTGFMFMLHGMQKLFGLFGGMPPGAPPFIVYGAGLIEFVGGVLVMLGLFAAPAAFISSGTMAVAYFMGHVFPIGNIFPIVNKGELAALYCFVFLYIAVRGSGLWSVDAARRGTTS from the coding sequence ATGGGATTCCTGAAGCCCCACACCGAACGCATCTACGCCCTGCTTCGAATCATGACCGGGTTCATGTTCATGCTGCACGGGATGCAGAAGCTCTTCGGTCTGTTCGGCGGCATGCCTCCCGGGGCACCGCCCTTCATCGTCTACGGCGCGGGACTGATCGAGTTCGTGGGCGGCGTGCTCGTCATGCTCGGGCTGTTCGCCGCACCCGCGGCCTTCATCTCGAGCGGCACCATGGCGGTCGCCTACTTCATGGGGCACGTGTTTCCCATCGGCAACATCTTCCCGATCGTGAACAAGGGAGAGCTCGCCGCGCTCTACTGCTTCGTGTTCCTCTACATCGCCGTGCGCGGCTCGGGCCTCTGGAGTGTCGACGCCGCGCGCCGGGGCACGACGAGCTAG
- a CDS encoding sigma-70 family RNA polymerase sigma factor: MDTAYHLEEHRAALTGHCYRMLGSAAEADDAVQETMVRAWRSLDRFEERSSLRTWLYRIATRVCLDSLEERSRRARPMELGPVGSIDGPLDMLPGSRWLEPIPDVQALPADADPSELLMLRQSIRLAFVAALQHLPPKQRAVLLLTEVLGWSAAEVAESLDTSVASVNSALQRARATLATRDLSPARAPLSDAQSSLLDRYVSAFERYDLDAFTQLLHQDATLSMPPYALWLQGPESIRAWMLGPGSGCRGSRLVPTSACGSPAFGHYRPGEPGGPHKPWALIVLELSGDRITGINSFLDTQALFPRFGLPPELAP; encoded by the coding sequence ATGGACACTGCCTACCACCTCGAAGAGCACCGCGCCGCGTTGACCGGACACTGCTATCGCATGCTGGGCTCGGCCGCCGAGGCCGACGATGCCGTCCAGGAGACGATGGTGCGCGCCTGGCGCAGCCTGGACCGCTTCGAGGAGCGCTCGTCCCTGCGCACCTGGCTCTACCGCATCGCCACCCGCGTGTGCCTCGACTCGCTCGAGGAGCGTTCGCGCCGCGCGCGCCCGATGGAACTGGGCCCCGTGGGCTCGATCGACGGGCCGCTCGACATGCTTCCCGGCTCCCGGTGGCTCGAGCCCATTCCCGACGTGCAGGCCCTGCCCGCGGATGCCGATCCCTCCGAGCTCCTGATGCTGCGCCAGAGCATCCGCCTCGCGTTCGTGGCGGCGCTCCAGCATCTTCCTCCCAAGCAGCGCGCGGTGCTGCTCCTGACCGAGGTCCTCGGCTGGTCCGCCGCCGAGGTCGCCGAGAGCCTCGACACCTCGGTCGCCTCCGTCAACAGCGCCCTTCAGCGTGCCCGGGCGACGCTCGCCACCCGCGACCTCTCCCCTGCTCGCGCGCCGCTGTCCGATGCGCAGTCCTCGCTGCTCGACCGGTATGTCTCCGCCTTCGAGCGCTATGACCTGGACGCGTTCACCCAGCTGCTCCACCAGGACGCGACCCTCTCGATGCCTCCCTATGCGCTGTGGCTCCAGGGTCCCGAGTCCATTCGCGCCTGGATGTTGGGGCCGGGCTCCGGTTGCCGGGGCTCCCGGCTGGTGCCGACCTCGGCCTGCGGCTCGCCCGCTTTCGGGCACTACCGTCCCGGTGAACCGGGGGGGCCGCACAAGCCGTGGGCGCTGATCGTCCTCGAGCTCTCGGGCGATCGCATCACGGGGATCAACTCGTTCCTCGACACCCAGGCGTTGTTCCCGCGCTTCGGTCTTCCCCCGGAGCTCGCTCCGTAG
- the tkt gene encoding transketolase, producing the protein MIHDPTDWLCINTIRTLAMDAVEQAHSGHPGAPMALAPVAYQLWQQELRFDPTFPIWPNRDRFVLSNGHASMLLYSLLHLTGVRRVTSEYGVEDQLAVALEDIKKFRQLDSSTPGHPEYRWTSGVETTTGPLGQGVSNSVGMAMASRWLASYFNRPGFELFDYDVWAICGDGDLMEGVASEAASIAGHLKLPNLCWVYDSNHISIDGSTSLAFTEDVGKRFEAYGWRVLHVADANDLDALSQAFRTFKQDRGLPTLIIVRSEIGWGAPKKQGTASAHGEPLGEEEIKGAKRKYGWPEDAKFLVPDGVRERFTERMGERGKKLRTEWEARFAEYQKQHPELADQLQRMQRRELPEGWDKELPTFPADAKGAATRETSGKVLNALAKNYPWLVGGSADLNPSTKTYLSFSGAMKPGDHSGRNVHFGVREHAMGSIVNGLALSKVRPYSATFLIFSDYERPAIRLSALMELPAIHIFTHDSIGLGEDGPTHQPVEQLASLRVIPGVIVIRPADANEVTEAWRVIAPLKHDPVVLVLTRQAVPTLDRTKYAPASGLAKGAYVLADSEGTPEVILIGTGSEVSLCLQAYEQLKSEGVKARVVSMPSWELFERQDEAYREQVLPSSVRARVAVEKAAAFGWERWVGLRGAVIGMRSFGASAPLKALLQKFGFTVENVVKVAREVMEQAKK; encoded by the coding sequence ATGATCCACGATCCGACTGATTGGCTTTGCATCAACACCATCCGCACCCTGGCCATGGACGCGGTGGAACAGGCCCACTCGGGCCACCCCGGCGCGCCCATGGCCCTGGCGCCGGTGGCCTACCAGCTCTGGCAACAGGAGCTGCGCTTCGACCCCACCTTCCCCATCTGGCCCAACCGCGACCGGTTCGTGCTCTCCAACGGGCACGCTTCCATGTTGCTCTATTCACTGCTCCACCTGACGGGCGTGCGCCGCGTCACCTCGGAGTACGGCGTCGAGGACCAGTTGGCCGTGGCGCTGGAGGACATCAAGAAGTTCCGCCAGCTGGACAGCTCCACCCCGGGCCACCCCGAGTACCGGTGGACGAGCGGCGTGGAGACCACCACCGGCCCCCTGGGCCAGGGCGTCTCCAACTCCGTGGGCATGGCCATGGCCAGCCGCTGGCTCGCCAGCTACTTCAACCGCCCCGGCTTCGAGCTGTTCGACTACGACGTCTGGGCCATCTGCGGTGACGGAGACCTGATGGAGGGCGTGGCCAGCGAGGCCGCCTCCATCGCCGGCCACCTCAAGCTGCCCAACCTGTGCTGGGTCTACGACAGCAACCACATCAGCATCGACGGCAGCACGAGCCTGGCCTTCACCGAGGACGTGGGCAAGCGCTTCGAGGCCTACGGCTGGCGCGTGCTGCACGTGGCCGACGCCAACGACCTGGACGCGCTCTCGCAGGCCTTCCGCACCTTCAAGCAGGACCGCGGCCTGCCCACCCTCATCATCGTGCGCAGCGAGATTGGCTGGGGCGCGCCCAAGAAGCAGGGCACCGCGAGCGCCCACGGCGAGCCCCTGGGTGAGGAGGAAATCAAGGGCGCCAAGCGCAAGTACGGCTGGCCCGAGGACGCGAAGTTCCTCGTGCCCGACGGCGTGCGCGAGCGCTTCACCGAGCGGATGGGCGAGCGCGGCAAGAAGCTGCGCACCGAGTGGGAGGCCAGGTTCGCCGAGTACCAGAAGCAGCACCCGGAGCTGGCGGACCAGCTGCAGCGGATGCAGCGGCGCGAGCTGCCGGAGGGCTGGGACAAGGAGCTGCCCACCTTCCCGGCGGACGCCAAGGGCGCGGCCACCCGCGAGACGAGCGGCAAGGTGCTCAACGCGCTGGCGAAGAACTACCCGTGGCTGGTGGGCGGCTCGGCGGACCTGAACCCGTCCACGAAGACGTACCTGAGCTTCTCCGGCGCGATGAAGCCGGGGGACCACTCGGGGCGCAACGTCCACTTCGGCGTGCGCGAGCACGCGATGGGCTCCATCGTCAACGGCCTGGCGCTGAGCAAGGTGCGCCCCTACAGCGCCACCTTCCTCATCTTCAGCGACTACGAGAGGCCCGCCATCCGCCTGTCGGCCCTCATGGAGCTGCCCGCCATCCACATCTTCACCCATGACTCCATCGGTCTGGGCGAGGACGGCCCCACGCACCAGCCGGTGGAGCAACTGGCCAGCCTGCGCGTGATTCCGGGTGTCATCGTCATCCGCCCGGCGGACGCCAACGAGGTGACGGAGGCCTGGCGCGTCATCGCCCCGCTGAAGCACGATCCGGTGGTGCTGGTGCTGACGCGGCAGGCGGTGCCCACGTTGGACCGGACGAAGTACGCGCCGGCCTCGGGCCTGGCCAAGGGGGCCTACGTGCTGGCGGACAGCGAGGGCACGCCGGAGGTCATCCTGATTGGCACGGGCAGCGAGGTGTCGCTGTGCCTGCAGGCCTACGAGCAGCTCAAGAGCGAGGGTGTGAAGGCGCGCGTGGTGAGCATGCCCTCGTGGGAGCTGTTCGAGCGGCAGGACGAGGCGTACCGGGAGCAGGTGCTGCCGTCCTCGGTGAGGGCGCGCGTGGCGGTGGAGAAGGCGGCGGCGTTCGGCTGGGAGCGCTGGGTGGGGCTGCGCGGGGCGGTGATCGGCATGCGCAGCTTCGGTGCGTCGGCCCCGCTGAAGGCGCTGCTGCAGAAGTTCGGCTTCACGGTGGAGAACGTGGTGAAGGTGGCCCGTGAAGTGATGGAGCAGGCGAAGAAGTAG
- a CDS encoding MASE1 domain-containing protein has product MPEPKHILQRWHPLGRLGLFALVYGASAWLGNHIVRQGELVSAMWPASGVAVTALLLSRFRYWPALALTVFLLEPFACLPGRLPPPTYFFISAGNTLEALLGAFLLRRYAGFRPSLERVRNVLALLGLSAMLSTLVNATSSVTLLAALGRFAWTEWWRQLRIFWVGDAMGVLLVTPVLLTWISRGLEGWSRARRWELVALLVTLAATVLLAFRWAPATSVYHPVSYVALPFILWAALRFEARGTAAAMLTLALVAVSQTLAGRGPFVLGPEGNTAPTTSLVFLQSFLASVCVSGLMLAAALGERRHAQEKAIHLNRELRQSLEELATAQQELVRRERMAALGELSASIAHEVRNPLGVIANSVAALTRMAVPERDGTAWELLGVMGEEVARLDHLVNGLLDFARPLEPRLFTQSLGSVVEGALEASLRAEPDARRSVQVTRALDQELPEAPLDAQLLHLALSNLFTNALQAMPHGGSLRVELGRDEPRGVTPQARLSITDTGSGIVPEVMARMFEPFYTTKAAGTGLGLAIVRRIVEAHHGHVEVHSTPGQGTTFTVLLPLAQPRSASAA; this is encoded by the coding sequence GTGCCTGAACCCAAGCACATCCTCCAACGCTGGCATCCACTCGGGCGACTGGGATTGTTCGCGCTCGTGTATGGCGCGAGTGCCTGGCTGGGCAATCACATCGTCCGCCAGGGCGAGCTCGTCTCCGCCATGTGGCCCGCCAGCGGCGTGGCCGTCACCGCCCTGCTGCTGTCGCGCTTCCGCTACTGGCCCGCCCTGGCCCTGACGGTCTTCCTCCTGGAGCCCTTCGCCTGTCTGCCGGGACGGCTTCCGCCGCCGACCTACTTCTTCATCTCCGCGGGCAACACCCTGGAAGCGCTCCTCGGGGCCTTCCTCCTGCGCCGCTACGCCGGCTTCCGCCCATCGCTGGAGCGGGTGCGGAACGTCCTCGCGCTGCTGGGGCTCTCCGCCATGCTGAGCACCCTCGTCAACGCCACCTCGAGCGTCACCCTGCTCGCCGCCCTGGGGAGGTTCGCCTGGACGGAGTGGTGGAGGCAGTTGCGCATCTTCTGGGTGGGTGACGCCATGGGCGTCCTGCTGGTGACCCCCGTGCTGCTCACGTGGATCTCACGCGGACTCGAGGGATGGAGCCGCGCTCGCCGGTGGGAGCTCGTGGCGCTGCTGGTGACGCTCGCCGCCACCGTGCTCCTCGCCTTCCGCTGGGCGCCCGCCACCAGCGTCTACCACCCGGTCAGCTACGTGGCCCTCCCCTTCATCCTCTGGGCGGCGCTGCGCTTCGAGGCCCGGGGCACCGCGGCGGCCATGCTCACGCTGGCCCTGGTGGCCGTCTCCCAGACGCTGGCGGGCAGGGGCCCCTTCGTCCTCGGGCCCGAGGGCAACACCGCCCCCACCACCAGCCTCGTCTTCCTCCAGTCCTTCCTCGCCTCGGTGTGTGTCTCGGGGCTGATGCTGGCCGCCGCCCTGGGCGAGCGCCGGCACGCGCAAGAAAAGGCCATCCACCTCAACCGCGAGCTGCGTCAGTCCCTGGAGGAGCTCGCCACCGCCCAGCAGGAGCTGGTGCGCCGCGAGCGCATGGCCGCGCTCGGCGAGCTGTCCGCCAGCATCGCCCACGAGGTGCGCAACCCCCTGGGCGTCATCGCCAACTCGGTGGCCGCCCTCACCCGCATGGCCGTGCCCGAGCGCGACGGCACCGCCTGGGAGCTGCTCGGCGTCATGGGCGAGGAGGTCGCCCGGTTGGATCACCTCGTCAACGGGCTGCTGGACTTCGCCCGCCCCCTCGAGCCCCGCCTCTTCACCCAGTCACTCGGCTCGGTGGTGGAGGGAGCGCTGGAGGCCTCGCTGCGCGCGGAGCCGGATGCGAGGAGGAGCGTCCAGGTGACACGCGCGCTGGACCAGGAGCTGCCCGAGGCACCCCTGGACGCGCAGCTGCTTCACCTGGCGCTGAGCAATCTCTTCACCAACGCCTTGCAGGCCATGCCCCACGGCGGCTCGCTCCGGGTGGAGCTGGGCCGTGACGAACCGCGCGGTGTCACGCCCCAGGCCCGCCTCTCCATCACCGACACCGGCTCGGGGATCGTCCCGGAGGTGATGGCCCGCATGTTCGAGCCCTTCTACACCACCAAGGCCGCGGGCACGGGCCTGGGACTCGCCATCGTGCGCCGCATCGTGGAGGCGCACCACGGCCACGTCGAGGTGCACAGCACTCCGGGCCAGGGCACGACGTTCACCGTCCTCCTGCCCCTGGCCCAGCCTCGCTCCGCCTCGGCCGCCTGA